TATAGTTGGTGGAGTGTTTGGAAGTCTTACTAGTGGAACTGCCGTAGGCCTTGGAATCTGGAAGGGCACTGCTCTACTCTCAGCACTAAAAACGCTTTTATAGGATATGCTCCCTACCCTTGCTCTCTCCCATTAGACTCTccccctctagactactctcttgttgatATACTGGAATGTTGAGGCTTGTGCAGATTTGTAGTTGGTTAAAGATGACCCATAACACTAGCACTTATTCACAATGGAAACATCCTATTCGGACATACTTTATCCGCCGACACATTCACACCATCATTCAGTTCAAAGACCTGGAACCCCTAAAGATTCGCTAttatttatacattttggCATCCATAATATTCGATATTTTACTCATAAATTGTACGATCGTAGAAGGTAATTTTCATGACACAAATCACCGCTCCTTAGAAAGGCTACTTATGCTCTCAAACTTTGGGCTCCAGATGGAGTATATCAACCTGTACGGTAACAAGACTGTGAAGAGTATACCGATTAGCAACATCAAGGACCTTCTCATTAAcgaggtttgtttattccGGCTATCCATTCTGATATACGCATGATATACATTCTCTACAGGGTTTTGTGGTGAATGAgattatattttacattttaatcaTGCTCAATGACTCTGAGGAAATTATTCTCCCATTCAAGGTATATATTCTATACTCAACTTATAACTTGTAGGACGCAATACCGAGGCTAGAGAATTTAAAGACAATATATCGCTGCTTTAATAGCCTCTTTGAGAGGCCAAGTTAATGATTTTACAGTAGATGGTGCATGTCTAGGCAAAAACATTCCTAGATAACTTGGCTACTCTTGAAAAACACTAAGAGAAGGCAAGAGTGAAGATTGCCATTAGTAGGACTAACCGGAATAAACAAGGGTGGTACAGATTGAGATTTACAAGGAGTTTGATGCAGCAAATTGCAGATGCCTCGGTCTTTTATAGCACACCTTGAATGTTCTAGAATGGATGCTTAAGTTTACTCAACGATATAGGTTTACATTGAAAGAAGTGAATTATGCTAGGGTTTGGGAAATTAATGATTAAGAACAATCCACATGCCATTGTTAACATCTAAAAGGATGTTATGTACTGCAGCAATTTTAAACTTTGAAGCTACAAACTAAGagcattaaaatcttttaCAGAGCCATAAAGAAGGTTATAAACAATCATAAGAACTCTTTAAAGctaaaaaacaaactaACAAGCACATTGAAATCACATTTGTAGCAAACGTACGAAAACATCCTTGCAGAATAAGAGACCAAATTTTTTGCTCCAGAATAGTGAGATATTTACGGAATAATATAGTCAGTTTATGGCTTAAAGAGTTCAATTGTTACAGCTTACTATTTGTCCATCTTGTGAATATCTGTTACGGACTATTAAACGAGATCTCAATAAGGCTCCAAGTGCATATAGATGCACATGTATAGGATCTATAATCTTACGAGCAAGACTATGGCCAGGGATTATGTAATACGAGAGAGAATAACGAGAGGGACTCATGTTATCAATACTGGTACTGTTGTGAAATCTACCGTGAAGATCTCTAACAGCTGACCCGACATTCAGGAATACGGTGggaagaataaaacatTTCTATAGTGGAAGTCGGAATCATTTGCTAGCAAACACTCATGGATATTCAATACCACGAATACAGAAAATGTGACATATTAGTTAGCAGTCTTAGGGGAATGTTTAAGATGTCGGTACACATTATTCCTGTTGTCTATAGATGGGATGTTTTAATGACCAAATTCTTCTCTAAACAGATTGAGAAGATTAAATTACAAAGAGAGCGAGGGAATGCACTCAAAATAGAATTTTTAGATCGACGTACAATTATTTAAACCTCGCAATGTTTTTGTCTCATGGAAGATGACTGGTGAGACGCTAGACCTTCACCCGAACAAATGGGAGTATAACGAGAAATTAAAAGCTATAGACACTAGTAATTGGACTTCTACTCCATACATTGCAAATGAGTACGCCATACAGCCTGAAAAGACACCCTTTCAGCTGGGCGATATCCTATACAGTGGAAGGAGAATAGAAGGAATAATACTAAATCCaatgatggtaaagagTGTTTTAGCACTTTATAATACCGACAGGACGAAATTATTGGCATTTTGCCTTTGTACCGAGGAAAAGTATCACTACTATGCAAATAAGAATACTACTGTTGATGTAACAGAAACCACGTTTACAGTATTTTCACTCGATAGTAAGCCTGACATCGGTGTTACAAAGAAACTTTTAgaaaatattgatgaaaataatggCATTGATCCTTTAGGATTGCTCGATACTTGTAAGGAGATTGCCATAAAGCTATTCAAGGACACTGACATAATTTTTGATTTAAATAAGCATCCAAGTGGTGAtttgaagaagaaagaaaCATATGTATCTCACACTAATGGAGCAAATGTCGTTATAGATGACCCAAGGCCCTTAGGCAACAAGTTTGTATCAGTTGATCATATCACAAGCCCATTTACCGTATGTGGAATAAAGTTTAAAAAAAAGAATATAACAGTGGAGGGAGGGTTTCCTGATGTGATTTTTACAGAATTTGATGCATACTATAGAAGGGATGACAATGACTATGATGATCCACTTCTCATTATTTTAAAAGTGCAATCTTCACATCACAATACTGGGCACATTGTAGGAAGATGCTTTTTGTCAAAGAATGCTGAATGCAAAATATGgaacattttaaaggttGCTGGTTTTGAAATTAGTGATAGGGATATCGAGGAGATACTTGATAACATAGTAAAGAAGACAAAGTTTGAAATCTCAGGCTTAACTTCTGGGCTTCAAAGCAGATTACGAGACGGCACGACAGATCTCATCATAGACATAGAAATGATTCCAAAAAAGGATTCGGACACATACAATTACGGTGGTAACACAGTTCATTACAGAAAAAGCGATATAGGTGAAGGATGCTTTCTAGTGGAACACGCTCACAACTTTCAGACCTTTAcaataaagaagataaggatagaAGACAAAAGTCTAGATACAACCCCTATTCCTTCCAGCAAAGTTCTGGTTTCTTTGTTCAATGTATACTATAGTTATAAGGTAGCTACATATCCACTCCTGATCTACATCCTGTATGGCGAAACACAAACGTGGCTTAGAAGATTTTATGGTGATGTTAAGTGGGAGATTCTTGGAAGTCAAACTCTGGCTACAAGAGATGATTTAACAGCTATTAGACGCATTCTAAATGATTCCTCCATACCAAATGTTGCAATagattttggaagaacAAGAACCACAATGTATTATCCTTCTGGTACTTCTCTTAAATTCCGGATTGATAGAGCCAAGGTTCAAAAATCCGGTTACTATGGATTTAAACACTCTAGATTATATGGTCAAGCTTTTAAGATAAAGAGTATTGTATGTGGAACTAAACAGCTTAAAGGAATTAACTCTAATGTTGAATGGGAGAGTATTTCAGCATATTATTGGGGAAGTAAACCTCTATATGAGAAACTTCTCGTTGTTCAACTTGGGgataaagacaaagattGTTATTCATATGGTGGTGACGACAATTGGATACAAACTGATGGTTCTTTGAGAAATAATCTTCTTGGACTCATTGATAATGCGAATTGCAATATAAATAAGGCTCATGTCATAGACCTTGGATCTAAAAAGATTTATGACTGTCAGGGGTGTGGAACAGGAATAACGGTGCATACTATTTACTCTAGTCTATACAACTGTTACGAACATACTATTACTGGAGATGGCTCATCCATATCCAATTTTAAGGATGGCAACTCCTACGATACTGGAATACCAGAATTTGAGAATTTTAGCACTGTTTATGTATATTGGTCTTTACAAAACTTTGATAAACCCTTCCTCATCCACATCTCTGGATATCACGGAGATAAGCATAAAGAGCTCCCATATGATCAAAGATGGTACTGGAGAGTTGAAAAGGTCAGTAATAGATGGATAAAACTAGGAAAAAAACATGCGCCAAAAGTTCATACTGAGTCTACTACcattttaaagattctTAACGGAATACAAGGGGAAAGGCGTCCCgtaaaaattttaaagcaAAAAAACGTTGAATACACAACTCATCAAGTTAAGGGTACAGAACATTCTGGACACACTACTAGAGCTCATTCTGATATAGGTTTAGGTTCTAGAGCTGTAATATCACAAGCAACTAATGTAAGAGATAATACTAGAAATGCTGAGGACGGTCAAATAGTAGGATCGAGAGGAAGAGACAGAAATGGTGATATCAACCAGGAAAATGCATTTGGAAGGCACAGTGAAGATAGAACATCAAAAAAAACCGTTGATATACGGACTGATCACGCATCACCAAGGAATTCTGAACCCGAATTAGAAGATTTAGGAAGTAGAATTAATGATATTTCTCTTGATTCTGACAGCAGAGAAGATTCATTTACCAGTGAAACTTCGGATAACACAGATTCTGATGATACTCATATTTCTCATAGTATCTCTGACTGGTTTCAAGAACACGCTATAACCATTGGGTCTGCTGGTGCATTTGCAGTTGCTGTTCCTGCCGTTGGGGTAACTGCCTATTGTTGCATAAAAAATAGAAAGGTCTAGAAAATACTGGAATAACTCCATGAAATATTGTTTGTGTAATCCGTACGGGATACCTGTAAATAAGTTGTttatttgtaaaaatgtagttgtaaTACAACAAAAGCCTTGGGCTATCACTCAAATTGTCTCAATTTATGCTACATACTATTTATCTACAGGACAAAACTCTTTGTAGGCATAAATTCCCCAGCATATTAGTCGTTAGTAATAACAGGAGACTATAGGAATATACATCCCCATTTATGCATGCAGGCGTTGATCTACACTACAGAATACAAAAACGTGAATACGATTTAAAGGCCCGGGAAAATTATCAAACACGGTAGTAAAATTGCCAACGAAGCCAGGTAGAAGCACCCAGTGAGAGCGAAGCAGGTGTGATAACCGTAGCTTTCAAAAATTTGTCCTCCTGCAACGGTAGTGATGGCCATGATTATGCGTGTGAGATATTCCGACGAAAGCCAATACCCTGCAGATTTTAGCTCTGTAAACTGGAGCATTACTGAAATCTTTAGCGGTGATGGCGCATTTTGAAATGATCCCCTGAATGTTAATGACTTTCCATTGTCATTACTTACCTAAGGACGAAAAATAAGACTATCCAGTTCGGATCCTTGGCCTTTGCAAATAGATAAAGAAGGCTATAAGTGAGtgtttttataaatgcCATGTATGGATTCATAAATGGGTAGTTTGTATGACTGAAAGGGTTAATGTTTTTCCCTGCTATTCCTGAGAATTAACCGTTTGTCAAATATCACGTTTAAATTGCTCCATAAACATATCCCATAGTATTAGATAAATCTGAATGAGAGTTACCCATTCACAGGGTAGGTCCTCAGTTGTGTTTACTTGAATACATCTGAGAGTACCTCCATGGActctcaaatctgtctaacccaagggtctcctttatagcgattatagAGTTTCAATCCcgcaaaacaagccaaggcagatGTACCAAGAACAGAAGAGACAGTAGGGATAATCCAGCCAAAAGGGTCGGGCTTTTGACCTGGAGTTATAGCCTTGAGCAGAGACTGAGAATAGAGCAGCATGTTGAGCTTCAGAAGTAAGAGCTTCAGAAGTAGAAGGATCAGCACCATCATTATTATCACTAGTATCTCTAGTAttagtagtagtagtagaagcAGTGTCTTCACCAGGGCCACCTTCACGAGCAGCAGCTTCAGGTTCAGTACCTGGTGGAGGTTGCTGTTGAGGAGGTTCAGTTAGTTTAAGAGCTGCATCAATGGCAACAGATCCAAGTGTAGCAGCGAAAGCCGGTCCTTTTTCTCCAAGTGTTATCAAGGTTTGTGAGATTATTGGATCAGTAACGACCTTATCTGCTCCAGAAAGTGCTCCTTCAAGTAATTTACCAAGTAAACCTACAATAGGACCTCCTTTAGCTTGCTCTCCAGAATCAGTTTTACCAACAACAGGAAGAGGTGGCGGAGGTTCAGGACCAGAAGCACCTTGAGATGAgtcttctttcttttctttttcttcaaCGGCTCCTTCAGGTACCGATCCTGGATCTCCAGTACCATCACTGTCTTCAGCAAGTGGTAGACTTGAATCTTGAGGACGTCCTTCCAAGTCATCAGTACCGTGGGAAATAGATAACATACGAAAAGTTAGAGTCTCTCTACCATCTCCGGGAAGTTTAACATCTAGTGCAGTGGTACCATCAGGATTATGAACTATAGACATAACTTCACCTGCTATACCAGTTAGATTAGCATCAGATCCTTGAGGAACAGCATTAACTTGGTCATGTCTCTCATCAGCTTGTAGTTGAGATCCATAGGCTCCTGATAGAGTATAGAGAGGAGTAGGAACTTTGATAAGTGGAGAAGCAGGTGATTCAGTAAGACGTTTAAGAAGGGGAACAGGAGTTGGAGCAAGATATTCCTTATGTAAAGTAGCAGGTTGTTGTGACCGAGCGGCAGTAAGAAAAGGAAGACGACGAAGAAGAGGTCCACCTCCCTTAGAGTCTCCTTCAGCTTTAACAACATAACCTAGAATGCCAGAAGCACGAGGATGTAATGGAGCAGGGTGACCTTCAACAAGAGATCCTTGAACACTAGCAAGAAGATCTAGAGGAGGTTCGAGATATTCTTTGGGTACATCAGCACCATGAGAACCTTCAGGTAGAGGAGGCGATGGATCAATAGAAGCAGCAGTAATAGGATATCCTTCAACTTGAAGAGATAGAGCAAGTGGTGGAAAATATCCCGTAGGTCTGGGGAGTCCCTCATATGGAGAAGGATGAAGCGGAGGAAtttcagccatttgagccacaggagtaccttgtaggagaatcttggtctcagactctgtgTCAGGAActtggtcagataagtcagctGCGGGGacttcctcacgttgaactccattctgtccaagatgttCAGGATCAAGTGTTCGAACAGCTTTATTATTATGAGTAGTAATTTTAAGAACACTGCCAATCAGTCCAGCAGTAGCAGGAAGAACATTATTAGGTATATGTTCAAGAGCCTCCTTAGCCAGCAAAGCAGCAACATCTATAGCACCAGCCAGTCCAACTGCAACTGATTCACCTAGTACAGAACCAGCAGCTTTACCAAGAGCTTCCCATAGTTCTTTATCCAGGCTTACTCCAGTTCCATCTGGAGCTACAGCAGAAGTAGTTTGCTGTTGTGATCGTACTTCGGCTGTAGTTATAGTCTCCTGCTCCTCTTTCTCACTATGTATTGACTTGCCcttttcagattctttagtTTCAGAACGTGATTGTAATTGTTTAGCAGTCTCCAGAGCATTTTTAAGAATATCAGCAACTGGATTTGGAAGCTTTGGATCTAACTTACTAGATTTATATTCTTTCCACTCAATATCACCACTCTGACAAGGGTTCCTGGACCACGTTCTAGCAGcttcatcctcattctcAACATAGACCAGGAAGGGTTTAGTGGGATCACACTGGGAAAAACAAACGACTACTTCCTTAACATCCCatattggaaaaaatgCTTTCGGAATGCTACCTGGAGAAGGTCCATTAGTGAAACCAGTTACGGTAAAAGTATTATTATTTCCTTTCTTATAGGTGTGCTTCCAAGCAGTAAATCCAGGTGGATCATGTAGAGGGTATTCATCAAcctttatattctcagTACCTTCCTTGCAACATCCTTCCTTTTCACAATACTCATTGGGATAAGATTCTCCAGTCTTAGAAACATCTATAACTACCGGGCTAAAAAGCTTGCAGGTGAACTCTTGAAGCTTTTCCTTAAGTTCATCCGGAGAAAGTGTTGGCAAACCATTATCAGGAAGAATTTCAGGCTCTATCCTAGTCCACTTACTGTTGTCGTTGGTACTTACATTCCTATCATTACTGTAATAAAGTGATATACCTTCAACATCCACATCCAGAACTAGAGGTTTCTTACGATTCTCATCATTttcccagtaatatactgTGAGATTTGGAGTTTTTTCACTGAGTGAAAATGTTGCATCATAGCCATCACCCCCTTCATCCTGAAATTCTCTACATTTAAGAGTAGTGTTTCCATACTTAACGGGGATTTCACCCTTACCATACTCGTGCTTGTACTTATATGTAGTATATCCTTCAACACTTCTACCCTCATTTGTGGTAACAGTAATCTTTGTCTCACTACATGCACAGTCGTAACCATTTTTCTTTATGTCTATAGCAGTAgacattcattctctagTATATTTAAATTCCCTTCAAAACTATGATATCAATAAGTCTCAGTGCGGTAACAGGCTTTACTATAgtgcgaccaaagggagtatACCAGTATCCTGTCTATTCCTCATCcaaccattcatccttcctcacaactagctcactgtcaGAGAGAATATCCACAGAaaaagatgaacaactatcaaaGCggtcttcagtagtacaatcaacactcgcgtcagtagaaattagttcaAGCCCTAtccaatcatcaacttccaccgagtccattCCTTCATCCTTAGTAGTTATGGAACATATATGGCCAGACAGTGCTGCACGCAAGTCTTTAGTTATTAAGCTAACGTTGCTCTTGTACAATATCCGATTGGAATCTCTATTAAGCCCTTGATCTACGAATACTCAACCATGTTATGACTGTCCACTGAGAATCTTTATTTGTTTCCTTGCACCAAACACTGCATCATACAATCGAAAGTCAAGGCAAGTATGCCATCTTCACTAGATGAACACCAAAGTAACTACACTGCCTATACATCTCTTGCAGCTTCCAAGGAAACCATATGAAACAAACAGTGCATATAGATGAGACTGGGAATAAAGCAACACAGTGTAGCAAAgattaaatttgtaaattatcACAAATTACAAACTCCTCATCTGGAAATAAACTATTGTACaatctttaaaattccCAAAAAAGTCTCAATAGACCCTGCAGGTACTGAAATATTTCACCTGCAGCTACAAAATATGGACAAGAGTAAACTTACAAAGTTTTGATTCGCCATAAATGCGCTCTATAAATATGATTGGGACTTCTGCAACCTTTGCCCTAAACTGCTTTTCGGCCCTTATAGCGATTtccatttggaaaatatatcCTACGTGTTAATGTAGATGTGAATGGCCAAGGTGTATCAAAAAATGGCGGGAAATGATGTCACTACGTGGTCAATTAAGAGCGCTCTGGAATGATTAGAGTTCAAGATTCTTATTTTCCAGGAAATTTCTATATTTTTACATTGACAAAAAGTGGTCCAGAGAGGAGTATCTAGTACCTACCACAGGTAGGGACGAGagtatactgcattaatgatTAATACATCCacaggatgaatgagtggTTATTCTAGTGTacaattaaaatgttttggCATGATACAGTGGGTTTATGAGTGGTGTTAGAGTTTGAAGCGGGATTGGTAGATTCCCTATCAGATTGTTCCGGATTATACTTTTCCCTTAGCTCCTCAAATCTTGTATTGTGACTGCTCTCATTACCATCCTTCCACTGCTTATCAGTATAATCCTTGTAACGGTGGACGATACCCTTTGTAGTCTCAATAACAGCAAGTGACGGAACATCACCATCAAAGTATAGAGTTGCAGAAGAGAGAGAAGGGTCCTCATTCTCCcatattttatcatttccatattctaGCTTATGCGCCTCTTTACCTGGCTTAATCTTCACTTTCAATGTTACAAGATCACCTTCAGTAGCATCTTCAATATCGAACAGAGGTGCGTCAAGTTTCTCAATGAGATGTTCCGTGGTTCTTTTCATGTCACCCAGTTTTCTATCAAATTCTTCTCCAGTGAGTGGAGTCAATGTTGACAAACCTTCAAAGTAATAAGAGTCTGTTACACCAACAACTTTAGATTGCAGAAATAAAAGCTTGTAGTCTCCAGAAGAGTACAAAGTTGCAGTTCTTAGTCCGTCTCCATCATATGGTATGCTCCAAAGCTCTACTCCCTTATTCAAAACGCTGGTTATATTTGCAGAGCCATTTGGGGTAAAAGTCTTTTGAGTTATTCCACTCATCTTTACTTCTTTTATCTCCACTCCAGAATTCTCTGGCTTAGAAATGTCCAGTGTAGTACCATCCTTTTTAACTGACTGAGAATTTGAATCCCCTGTGGAGTTGTTCTCCATGTCTTGATGCCTTTTATTGTGGCTGAGCTCACCTATTTCAACCCACTTGTCACTATCCTTAACATAGCATCTGCTACACTTGTTTCCTATGTATATGGCTATTATGGGTGAGTAgttttccttttcttcaacAAAGCAGTATCGGAATTCCTCACTAGCTCTGGAAGTCCATATGGGAATATCTCCATCTACAACAGAGGTAACCCTCTTGTCTTTCTTGTCCCTCGTTTGGTATACACGACACTTTATTTCTTCAGGTGTGATACCTTTATGTATTGCTACTAGATCCTTATTTGGTTCTTTagaaatgtcaagaatgTAATCAGAGGGTTGTGTCGACTGCGTTGTTTCTTCTGGAAGAGTATTTTTAGATCTAGCTGACCTTCCACTAATTTCCTCTATCTTCTTATAAAAGTCCTCCTCCGTAAGatccttccattccttgccacacttttcaaagtacttttgTAAGTATCTATCATCGGAATCATTAATAGTCATGTGGGAAAGTTGTGGTCTTCCACTCTTGAAATATACAACTCCAGATACACACCTTTCCTTGTCATCACCATGCCATACACTAACTCCTCCATCCTTGACCTCAGTGGAATAGTTGCCCATCTTTGGAACATAGAAACGGGCTGGAAGATTTAGAAAGGTTCTATtaaatattatacattCTTTGGTATCATTTTCCTCGTCTAGCTTAATTGTAAAGTTTTCTACAGACTCTGTAGTTCTTCTGAGCTTCTTGAGTTCACCATTATACTTAGAAGTGACTTCCCATTTACCGTTATCTCTTAAAAGTGTGGAAAACTGTATCCCGGAGGGAGTATCTCTCTCTAGATATACTAGAACTGGCTTACCATCCTTCATACTAACAATGGACCGTATACACTTCTCTCCATCTTCACCTTCCCAGATTCTTTCTCTGCCATTCACAAGCTTATTTACCGGAACATTTTCTCCATGAAAAATCATTCTGGTTGGAACTCCATCATAGTCATAGGTGAAGGACTGACAGAGAGATTGATATGGCCTGGAAACATCTATAGTTACTGGTTCCGAATGAACAGAGAACTCACATTCTGGTAGACCtgttttcattctctccaaTTTTTTGTCAAACTCTTCAGGAGAAATTGTAATCCAACCTTCCATGCCCCTTAAAAGATGTCTTTCTGCATTAAAGTTTCCTTTTGAGAAAATGGTAGCCATGGGAGGATATCcatttttggtataaaGGGTACATTCTTATAGAGATTCATTAGTTTTCGCCTTCCATAGCACATTTTCGTCGTGGATAATTGTCGTAACCTTGTCTTCTCTATTCTTTAACTTGTACTTAGAATACTTTACATCATTATCTATAGTTTCCCTGAAAGTGAATAAATCCTCGTTAGGCTCCTTGGAAAGATCAAGAGAGCTAGAATTTGAAGGTGTATCAGCTCTCACAGTATCTGCTTGTCCTTCCTGCTCAGTATGTGTACCTTTCCAAACTTCAACTCCGTCTTCCATAACAGAACTATGATGGCCTTCCGTTGGAGTAGCAGTATTTAGAGGTATCTCTTCAACAGGTTCTTCCTCACTCATGTCAGTAACATCGAGTTCAACATTCTCAATTTTGGGTAAGGAAGCTCGTGCCTTCATATTAGTTAGAGCAGCATCATAGCCATCCTTAGAAACACCAACCCATTTACCGTctttattttgtaaataaacAAATCCTTGGTTGAGTGATAAAGATGCTAGCATGggattctcttcctcaaaGTATACCGTAGCAAGTGTACAGTGTTTGTTCGGAGAATCGGATTTCCAAAGTtcagaatctccattatttatTTCATTCAGGTGATGATCAGTTTTAACGGCATATTTTTTGATAGGAACCTTATCCtcctcagattcttctacagAGAATGTTATAGAGTCAACATCTGAAAGATCCAAGTCGATGGTTTTTACAGCTGGTTGCTCAGGCTGCCTCTTTAGTTCCtctattatattttcactCTTTGTCTTCTCGACAAGCTTCCACCctagattcttcttttcgTAGTATATTAAATCGGTCTCATCATCAGACTTCTTTAGCAAGAGAGCAAGAAATGTTATATCACCCTTTGAGATAGTGTACGCTGGAGAACATTTCTCTTTAGTAGACTCCCATACTGTCCTGGTTCCATCCACtatcttttcaaaataaaACTTTCCCTTTGGGTAGTAGTAGGTTGTATTTATGCCATCCTTCGTAGTAGTATCTGGAACATCAACAGAATTTGTATTCACCTCAGCCAAATCTAGGGTAATTGGAACTGCGAGTTCTTTGGTAAAGTGATTATGTTGTAGAACAGGTTTAGGAACTCCAGAATTTGTGTCTGGAACAGTCTGTTTCTCTTGTGGAATTGGTTGAGCTGCCTGTTGAACTTGAGAAGTAGAATTGGCTTCTCTAGAATTCTGCGTAGCGTTGCCACCATTTCCTTTCGAATTTGAAGGAGCACAATAACATACTCCAATCAGGAATGCCGTGGATAATAACAAGAAGGATCTCATCTTTCCCGATATTATCCCGTAGAGTTTACCAGTtaaaatgcaaaatttgtgcCAGTTATTTCTCCTCCTATCCTGTTTTACAACCCAAACACtaggaggaagagaaatgTCTATTCATGTTTACCCCATtggaagaaagaagataaatATTCTGTATATATCATACTCATTGCAAAAACTTTCTGTAGGTTACTTCCCTGTCAACTAATATTAGCAAACTTTGTCTGTATGGAACATAACTAGCATAAAACCATGGCTAATGCAAACCATCACGTCCATTAGAAGTATTTCAAATCCCAGTATTCATCATTCCATTCCACTTTAAGATGTTTCAGCGATCCCGTATTCACGTAGAATATATAAACTCACCTTTTCCTTTTACATCTTTAATTACAGACTCCAAAATCGTTCGTCTATAGAGTCTAAATGACCCAGTTAAATCCGAAAACTTTGGTCTTAATAAAAATTGTGCCAAAAAATTCGCACACTTGCTAATAAATACTCGCTTCAAATCCCATCCGGAGGCACCTCCTCCTGGAGCGTATCTTGTTCCACTCACTATGTCACACTTTGATAttttttgtacatttatcatGTCTAAAATGTACTTTGGGTGATGCGATAAATCTGCGTCCATTATCAGGATAAAGTCATATTTAGTATACTTTAGCCCATCAATGTATGCACTTCCAAGACCTAATTTCCCCTTTCTCTGAAGTTCCTTTAGCTGTACGTTAGGAAAAAGCTTTTGCAACTTTCTGTAGACATCAAGAGTTCCATCTGGACTGTTGTCATCGATAAGTAATATCTCGTATGGGAATTTCCTGTATATAGGTGTGAAGATGTTTGAGGCTGATATTATGatatatggatgaaatGAGCGTGTATGATGGAACCAAAGGGAGTATATGAGTACGGATGTCTATAGGTACAAGAAACATGAGTCCAATATTCTGCATATATTGTCCCTCAAAAGCTTCTTTTA
This region of Theileria equi strain WA chromosome 1, complete sequence genomic DNA includes:
- a CDS encoding hypothetical protein (encoded by transcript BEWA_026150A), which produces MTHNTSTYSQWKHPIRTYFIRRHIHTIIQFKDLEPLKIRYYLYILASIIFDILLINCTIVEERLLMLSNFGLQMEYINLYGNKTVKSIPISNIKDLLINEGFVVNEIIFYILIMLNDSEEIILPFKDAIPRLENLKTIYRCFNSLFERPS
- a CDS encoding hypothetical protein (encoded by transcript BEWA_026160A), encoding MTGETLDLHPNKWEYNEKLKAIDTSNWTSTPYIANEYAIQPEKTPFQLGDILYSGRRIEGIILNPMMVKSVLALYNTDRTKLLAFCLCTEEKYHYYANKNTTVDVTETTFTVFSLDSKPDIGVTKKLLENIDENNGIDPLGLLDTCKEIAIKLFKDTDIIFDLNKHPSGDLKKKETYVSHTNGANVVIDDPRPLGNKFVSVDHITSPFTVCGIKFKKKNITVEGGFPDVIFTEFDAYYRRDDNDYDDPLLIILKVQSSHHNTGHIVGRCFLSKNAECKIWNILKVAGFEISDRDIEEILDNIVKKTKFEISGLTSGLQSRLRDGTTDLIIDIEMIPKKDSDTYNYGGNTVHYRKSDIGEGCFLVEHAHNFQTFTIKKIRIEDKSLDTTPIPSSKVLVSLFNVYYSYKVATYPLLIYILYGETQTWLRRFYGDVKWEILGSQTLATRDDLTAIRRILNDSSIPNVAIDFGRTRTTMYYPSGTSLKFRIDRAKVQKSGYYGFKHSRLYGQAFKIKSIVCGTKQLKGINSNVEWESISAYYWGSKPLYEKLLVVQLGDKDKDCYSYGGDDNWIQTDGSLRNNLLGLIDNANCNINKAHVIDLGSKKIYDCQGCGTGITVHTIYSSLYNCYEHTITGDGSSISNFKDGNSYDTGIPEFENFSTVYVYWSLQNFDKPFLIHISGYHGDKHKELPYDQRWYWRVEKVSNRWIKLGKKHAPKVHTESTTILKILNGIQGERRPVKILKQKNVEYTTHQVKGTEHSGHTTRAHSDIGLGSRAVISQATNVRDNTRNAEDGQIVGSRGRDRNGDINQENAFGRHSEDRTSKKTVDIRTDHASPRNSEPELEDLGSRINDISLDSDSREDSFTSETSDNTDSDDTHISHSISDWFQEHAITIGSAGAFAVAVPAVGVTAYCCIKNRKV
- a CDS encoding hypothetical protein (encoded by transcript BEWA_026170A); the protein is MSTAIDIKKNGYDCACSETKITVTTNEGRSVEGYTTYKYKHEYGKGEIPVKYGNTTLKCREFQDEGGDGYDATFSLSEKTPNLTVYYWENDENRKKPLVLDVDVEGISLYYSNDRNVSTNDNSKWTRIEPEILPDNGLPTLSPDELKEKLQEFTCKLFSPVVIDVSKTGESYPNEYCEKEGCCKEGTENIKVDEYPLHDPPGFTAWKHTYKKGNNNTFTVTGFTNGPSPGSIPKAFFPIWDVKEVVVCFSQCDPTKPFLVYVENEDEAARTWSRNPCQSGDIEWKEYKSSKLDPKLPNPVADILKNALETAKQLQSRSETKESEKGKSIHSEKEEQETITTAEVRSQQQTTSAVAPDGTGVSLDKELWEALGKAAGSVLGESVAVGLAGAIDVAALLAKEALEHIPNNVLPATAGLIGSVLKITTHNNKAVRTLDPEHLGQNGVQREEVPAADLSDQVPDTESETKILLQGTPVAQMAEIPPLHPSPYEGLPRPTGYFPPLALSLQVEGYPITAASIDPSPPLPEGSHGADVPKEYLEPPLDLLASVQGSLVEGHPAPLHPRASGILGYVVKAEGDSKGGGPLLRRLPFLTAARSQQPATLHKEYLAPTPVPLLKRLTESPASPLIKVPTPLYTLSGAYGSQLQADERHDQVNAVPQGSDANLTGIAGEVMSIVHNPDGTTALDVKLPGDGRETLTFRMLSISHGTDDLEGRPQDSSLPLAEDSDGTGDPGSVPEGAVEEKEKKEDSSQGASGPEPPPPLPVVGKTDSGEQAKGGPIVGLLGKLLEGALSGADKVVTDPIISQTLITLGEKGPAFAATLGSVAIDAALKLTEPPQQQPPPGTEPEAAAREGGPGEDTASTTTTNTRDTSDNNDGADPSTSEALTSEAQHAALFSVSAQGYNSRSKARPFWLDYPYCLFCSWYICLGLFCGIETL